A window from Neobacillus sp. PS3-40 encodes these proteins:
- a CDS encoding LTA synthase family protein, translating into MNLLKKNYFFILLISLMTLLWTLKNIFFVHETELAPNRLLIFCSSLGFSILVASFLLFRFKWIGYSLAVILYTSTSFLFYADIVYNRYYHAILRIELLSQAKQLHKIKDSIYSLIYHSDIWYLMDIPIIILLMFFFLKKWPIKNGKIAGVSLFSVGAGIIFAISYFSLQFTYSDQYKVSLTGVIPAHVYDLSWNIYKRTYIKQTFLQENNLASIRKEFTEKQEIQKSSPYFGKFKGKNIIMVQTEALNAFPINLKVDGQEVTPNLNKLIQTSHYYPNTYLQIGRGNTSDAEFVANNSLYPMGYVGAYKGFPKNDYLSFANVLNDLGYSTSATHGNSPEFWNRLEAYKKQGYSKFYSKGDPEIVADEIIGLGISDRSIFRQMAQIYKKENKPFFNFIISLSSHRPFVLPEKYQLLPLPEKMKNTSTGNYLESIHYFDDSLGYFIDQLKAEGIWDDTILVVYGDHYGPLPIDEKQIKDFLNVDFNEKTRFNIPLVIHHPGEEKGVLNEGVGSQMDIYPTLTALLGIKEPLVQLGTSLDADYHQIVGFAFETTRYSFYSDDYDYIAAHQGVFELGTCIDNHTKKPTDVQKCKKGYDSIFNDMQTSTFLLENNWIGKIFENGPVLANGRN; encoded by the coding sequence GTGAATCTCCTTAAGAAAAACTATTTTTTTATTCTATTAATCAGTTTAATGACATTGCTTTGGACGTTAAAAAACATATTCTTTGTCCACGAAACTGAACTTGCTCCAAATAGGTTACTCATCTTTTGTTCCTCATTAGGTTTTAGTATTTTAGTAGCTAGTTTTCTGCTTTTTCGTTTCAAATGGATCGGCTATAGTCTAGCCGTTATTTTATATACATCCACGTCCTTTCTTTTCTATGCAGACATTGTCTATAACCGCTACTATCATGCGATCCTACGGATTGAACTGCTCTCCCAAGCAAAGCAACTGCACAAAATTAAGGATTCCATCTATTCACTTATCTATCATTCAGATATATGGTACTTGATGGATATCCCTATTATTATTCTTTTGATGTTTTTCTTTTTAAAAAAATGGCCTATTAAAAATGGAAAAATTGCCGGCGTCTCGTTATTTTCAGTTGGGGCCGGGATTATATTTGCTATTTCCTATTTTTCCCTACAGTTTACGTATTCAGATCAATATAAAGTTTCACTTACTGGCGTAATACCTGCACATGTATATGACCTTTCATGGAATATTTATAAACGAACATATATCAAACAGACATTTTTACAGGAGAATAACCTAGCCTCCATTCGCAAGGAGTTTACAGAAAAGCAGGAGATTCAAAAATCATCCCCCTACTTTGGAAAATTTAAAGGGAAAAATATCATTATGGTTCAGACCGAGGCGTTGAATGCCTTTCCAATTAATCTGAAAGTGGATGGGCAGGAAGTAACACCGAATTTAAATAAACTAATCCAAACAAGTCACTACTATCCAAATACGTATTTACAAATTGGGCGGGGAAATACCTCTGATGCTGAATTTGTCGCAAATAATTCACTTTATCCGATGGGGTATGTTGGGGCGTATAAAGGCTTCCCGAAGAATGACTATCTCTCCTTCGCCAACGTCTTAAATGATCTTGGTTATTCGACAAGTGCCACGCACGGAAATTCACCAGAGTTTTGGAACCGCTTAGAAGCATACAAGAAACAGGGATATAGTAAATTTTATTCTAAAGGCGATCCAGAAATTGTAGCGGATGAAATCATTGGATTAGGGATTTCTGATCGGAGTATTTTTAGACAGATGGCGCAGATATACAAGAAAGAGAATAAGCCTTTCTTTAACTTTATCATTTCACTTAGTAGTCACAGACCCTTTGTCCTTCCTGAAAAATATCAGCTCCTGCCGCTTCCTGAAAAAATGAAGAATACTTCAACCGGAAATTATTTGGAAAGCATTCACTATTTTGATGATTCGCTGGGGTATTTTATCGATCAATTAAAAGCAGAAGGAATTTGGGACGATACTATTCTTGTTGTTTATGGCGACCATTATGGCCCGCTTCCAATTGATGAAAAACAAATTAAAGATTTTCTAAATGTAGATTTTAATGAGAAAACTAGATTTAATATTCCATTAGTGATCCATCATCCTGGTGAGGAAAAAGGAGTTTTAAACGAAGGGGTAGGCAGTCAAATGGATATTTATCCTACCTTAACAGCTTTGTTAGGAATCAAAGAGCCGCTCGTTCAGCTCGGAACTTCCCTTGATGCCGATTATCATCAAATCGTTGGGTTTGCTTTTGAAACGACAAGATATTCATTCTATTCAGATGACTATGATTATATCGCCGCCCATCAAGGCGTTTTTGAATTAGGAACCTGCATCGACAATCATACGAAAAAGCCAACAGATGTCCAAAAATGCAAAAAAGGCTATGATTCCATTTTCAATGACATGCAAACCTCCACCTTTTTACTTGAAAATAATTGGATTGGAAAAATCTTTGAAAATGGGCCTGTTTTGGCGAATGGGAGGAATTAG
- a CDS encoding bifunctional 2',3'-cyclic-nucleotide 2'-phosphodiesterase/3'-nucleotidase, whose amino-acid sequence MVKKMNKVKAFAGFALACGLIVPQAAPIVTYADVVNSSTVKLRILETTDLHDNVMDYDYYKDAPTIDYGLDRTAQLIKQARADKINSNDSSSPTFEQNSMLFDAGDLLQGNPMADYVAKVKKLGPKEVHPMFKAMGLLKYDAGIVGNHEFNYGLDYLTNALQEAPYKIVNANIYKDDHDNNPSNDKNYFKPYEILNKVVKDQNGNEQTIKIGVIGFAPPQIMQWDKDNLSGKVITKDIVKTANKFIPEMKAAGADIIVAIAHSGCDIAAAGQEDAENAVYSLSKVAGVDALLFGHAHLNFPGDGSFSDKTGIDNVDGHINNVPAMEAGFWGNNLGVMDLELQKVNGKWAVASSKATLRPLTKTLPDKTKVSTVDGPDQAIVTAVKDAHEGTLAYVRGKIGVTTSPMYSYFSRVMDDPTIQIVNNAQLDYVEKWIKANRPDLKNIPIISAGAPFKAGRQGTSDYTNITKGNLSIKSANDLYLYNNTLKAVELTGSEVKEWLEMSASQFKQIDPNITDPQELIDYGFQPYNFDVIDGVRYQIDVTKPARYNYTSGDVANADSHRIINFTNMDGTPINPTQKFIVATNNYRASGGGNFPGTKGGKATIVVDSPFENRQILMDYITSKGTVNPTADNNWGIAPVSDDAKLVFRSSPDAIPFVSDSKNIKDIGPQVVNDVTWEQYSFHPSALEIPKKPVFWKGKHLKKGQIGRVTITVDINLWKLEGNKLVFVRVLKAGESFRVYNYTGNHGGQYGVGADHFITNLKGHVQYETPSKDKLAQANE is encoded by the coding sequence TTGGTAAAAAAGATGAATAAAGTGAAAGCGTTTGCAGGTTTTGCACTTGCATGCGGGTTGATTGTTCCTCAAGCAGCTCCTATTGTTACTTATGCAGATGTTGTAAATTCTAGTACTGTTAAGCTTCGTATTTTAGAAACCACCGATTTACATGACAACGTTATGGATTATGATTATTACAAGGATGCCCCAACCATTGACTACGGGCTTGATAGAACAGCTCAACTGATCAAGCAAGCAAGGGCGGATAAAATCAACTCAAATGATTCAAGCAGTCCAACATTTGAACAAAACTCTATGTTATTTGATGCGGGGGACTTATTACAAGGGAACCCGATGGCCGACTACGTGGCAAAGGTTAAGAAATTAGGACCTAAAGAAGTACATCCCATGTTTAAAGCGATGGGCCTATTAAAATATGATGCTGGTATTGTAGGAAACCACGAATTCAATTATGGCTTAGACTATTTAACGAACGCACTCCAAGAGGCCCCTTACAAAATCGTTAATGCAAACATTTACAAAGATGATCACGACAACAACCCTTCGAATGACAAAAATTATTTCAAACCATACGAAATCCTTAATAAAGTAGTAAAAGACCAGAATGGAAACGAACAAACCATAAAGATTGGGGTTATTGGGTTTGCACCACCGCAAATTATGCAGTGGGATAAAGACAATTTATCTGGAAAAGTGATTACAAAAGATATTGTTAAAACTGCCAATAAATTTATCCCTGAAATGAAGGCGGCTGGAGCTGACATTATTGTAGCAATAGCACACTCTGGTTGTGATATTGCAGCGGCAGGACAAGAGGATGCAGAAAATGCTGTGTACTCGTTAAGTAAAGTGGCAGGTGTTGATGCACTTCTTTTTGGACATGCTCACTTAAACTTCCCTGGTGATGGATCTTTTTCTGATAAAACAGGAATAGATAATGTTGATGGCCATATCAACAATGTTCCAGCTATGGAAGCTGGATTTTGGGGGAATAACTTAGGTGTAATGGACCTTGAATTGCAAAAGGTTAATGGTAAATGGGCTGTAGCAAGTTCTAAAGCTACTCTTAGACCACTTACTAAAACTCTTCCTGATAAAACGAAGGTATCGACTGTTGATGGTCCGGATCAGGCAATTGTTACTGCCGTAAAAGATGCTCATGAGGGTACACTTGCCTATGTTCGTGGAAAAATTGGTGTGACAACTTCACCGATGTACAGTTACTTTTCACGTGTGATGGACGACCCGACGATTCAGATTGTAAACAATGCACAATTAGATTACGTTGAGAAATGGATTAAAGCAAATCGCCCAGACCTTAAAAATATACCAATCATTTCAGCTGGAGCACCATTCAAAGCAGGCCGACAAGGAACGAGTGATTATACAAATATCACAAAAGGCAATCTTTCTATTAAGAGCGCAAATGACCTATATTTGTATAACAATACCCTTAAAGCTGTTGAGCTAACAGGTTCAGAGGTAAAAGAATGGTTAGAAATGTCTGCTTCTCAATTTAAGCAAATTGATCCAAACATTACAGACCCTCAAGAATTAATAGATTACGGGTTCCAACCGTACAATTTTGATGTAATTGATGGTGTAAGATATCAAATTGATGTGACAAAGCCAGCGAGATATAACTATACTTCTGGTGATGTTGCAAATGCTGATTCACACCGGATTATCAATTTTACCAATATGGATGGTACACCAATAAATCCAACTCAGAAATTTATTGTTGCAACAAATAACTACCGTGCAAGTGGCGGAGGAAACTTCCCTGGGACGAAGGGTGGAAAAGCAACGATTGTTGTTGACTCTCCATTTGAAAATCGTCAAATTTTAATGGATTATATCACGTCAAAAGGTACAGTAAATCCAACAGCGGATAATAACTGGGGAATCGCGCCAGTTAGTGATGATGCAAAATTAGTATTCAGATCCTCACCAGATGCAATTCCATTCGTATCAGACTCAAAAAATATTAAAGACATTGGTCCACAGGTAGTGAATGATGTAACATGGGAACAATACTCTTTCCATCCAAGTGCTTTAGAGATACCAAAAAAACCTGTATTTTGGAAAGGGAAACATTTGAAAAAAGGTCAAATCGGCCGAGTAACGATTACAGTTGATATTAACCTTTGGAAACTCGAAGGCAACAAGCTTGTATTCGTACGTGTCTTAAAAGCGGGTGAGTCTTTCCGTGTTTATAACTATACTGGCAACCATGGTGGCCAATATGGAGTAGGTGCTGATCACTTTATTACAAATTTAAAGGGTCATGTACAGTATGAAACCCCTTCAAAAGATAAACTAGCTCAAGCTAACGAATAA
- a CDS encoding LytR family transcriptional regulator: MRAEMRKKKRILLRVIGISLLLVLIGAGVYGFSVYKSLTKAVDTMHQPIDRQKSEKRPEQVTLTRKQPFSILMLGVDERKGDSGRSDTMIVLTVNPNLNTVKMLSIPRDTRTDIIGKGKEDKINHAYAFGGVDMSVKTVENFLNIPIDYYMKINMEGFRDIVDAVGGVNVTNDINFNYDGNHFPKGQLTLNGQEALDFSRMRHDDPRGDFGRQLRQREIIQAVLDKGASFTSLTKYNAIFTALSSNVKTNLLFDEMVDIQKNYKEASKNIEQLAIEGKGTMMDGIYYLIISDEEKAKVQNELRTHLELAK; this comes from the coding sequence ATGAGGGCTGAAATGAGAAAGAAAAAACGAATCTTGTTACGAGTAATAGGAATTTCACTTTTACTTGTACTAATTGGCGCTGGAGTATATGGCTTCTCCGTTTATAAATCGTTAACTAAAGCAGTCGATACAATGCACCAACCTATTGATCGACAAAAGTCCGAAAAAAGGCCTGAACAAGTGACGTTGACGAGAAAACAGCCCTTCTCTATTTTAATGCTTGGAGTCGATGAGCGAAAAGGAGACAGTGGTCGGTCAGATACAATGATTGTTCTGACTGTTAATCCAAACCTAAACACTGTAAAAATGCTAAGTATTCCTAGGGATACTCGCACTGATATTATTGGAAAAGGCAAAGAAGATAAAATAAATCATGCCTATGCCTTCGGTGGTGTCGACATGTCTGTAAAAACAGTTGAAAATTTCCTTAATATTCCAATTGACTATTATATGAAAATTAATATGGAAGGATTTAGGGATATCGTAGATGCTGTTGGTGGAGTGAACGTAACGAATGATATTAATTTTAATTATGATGGGAACCATTTCCCCAAAGGACAACTAACCCTTAATGGCCAAGAGGCATTAGATTTTTCTAGAATGAGGCACGATGATCCTCGTGGAGATTTTGGCCGTCAATTGAGACAGCGTGAAATCATTCAAGCTGTCCTTGATAAAGGAGCGAGCTTTACTTCTCTTACGAAATATAACGCCATTTTTACAGCACTTAGCAGTAATGTTAAAACCAATTTGCTTTTCGATGAAATGGTGGATATACAAAAAAACTATAAAGAAGCCAGTAAGAATATTGAACAATTAGCGATTGAAGGCAAAGGAACAATGATGGATGGAATCTACTATTTAATTATCTCTGATGAGGA